ATAAACCATGTGAAATCAGTAAGAACTAAGACCAAAAATAAGCAAATAGACAGTTTGAGCAACGGGGACCAATTGGCACAgtggaaaacaacaacaagtaagAAACAATACTAACTAAATCCAAATCCTCTAATTAGGCAAAGCACCTGAATTGGATCAAGCTCTGGCTGACCGAGCTTTCTTTTACGAGCATTGAACGCCATATTCAAGAAATCCATATTGCTAACACCAGGGATCTCAACTGGAGACTGGAAACTCATGAAGAGACCAGCAAGAGACCTATCCTCTGGCTCCATGTCAAGTAGATTCTCCCCTTTAAACACAATACTCCCTCCCGTCACTTCATAATCAGGATGGCCAACAAGAACCTACAACAAATAAAGCTCaatgagaaaaaacaaacacgACTATACAACCACAAAGAACTATCCTGAGATACAAGATAACAGATTAAATCATATTCAAACACCAGTAAAAAAAGTTCACCTTGGAAAAAGTGCTCTTCCCTGAACCGTTCTTCCCCATCACTGCGTGAATCTATGAAACCACGAAAGAAGCCATAGATTACAATCAGCAGAATCAAAAACGTATCTATGGCTTAAAATTCAAGTCAATTTAGAAAACTTCGGGTTAATTTGATACGAACCTCTCCTTCATAGACAACCAAATTGACACCTTTGAGTATCTCCTGCCTCGATTCAGAAATCACAGCTCTCAAATCCCTAACCTCAAGCAACGGGATCCTACCTCCGTCATCGCGATCTTCCACCAACGAATCCGAATCAACGGCTGAGGATACCGAAGACGCAGCGGTAATAGTTACTGAACAACGAGTGGTTCTCAGGGTTGGAGCAGCGGCGGCGGAATTAGCTCGGAGATTGCAGAAGAGAACCCGAGACGGCGAAGTTCCAAGCCGAACTCGCtgagtaggaggaggaggagatgaaaCAGTTGGAACGAATTGAGCGATAGAGTAAGCCTGACGGAGCTGTAGATTAACGCCGGCCATGGAGACAAATAAAATTGCGGCGGAAGAAGACGGTGGAGGTTAAGTTATTATCCGGTgagtgtttgtggttaggtccAAGGGAATCTTTAATTTCACGTGTTGAATGCCacgttgtatatatataggcgCTATTAgctaaaaaggaaataaataaataaaacgacGTCACTTTGTGTTGATACGGCATCTTCTTCAAACCTTAAAAAGCTTCTTTCCTTGAAGTACAAGAAACCCATATATTACATTTGATATGAGAGAGACCTTGGGATGAAGAAACAGACAAAGTCAATACCCTAAAGCAATCCTAAACCCAAACCTTCCCATTGCTTCTAACTGTATCTTATATACAACATTCAAACACATGTTTCTATGTTTCATATTCAGTTCGGTTTATTACTTTacttaaaagtttcaattttttttttcctgattgTTACATGGCTGCGATGTTCAAGAGACCAAGGCCTGCCGGTGGTCGTCACCCGCCACCGCTGGCTCCAACTGTGAGCAGTTTCAAACCGAGAGCTCAATGGACTAACTCCGGATCTTCCATTTTCCTCTACGTCAATCTTCCtggtctttttttcttcttatttcttgtgttttgtgtcTTTTGAGTTCAATCTTTATGAATTTCTTGTTTATTGTGTGGAATGGACAGGCTTTTATAGTGATCAAATAGTAATAAAGAGGGATGAGAGGACGAGGACTGTCCAGATTCAAGGCCAGCGACCGCTCTCTGCTCAGACTAAGGCTCGTTTCAATGAATCTTACCGTGTCCCCGAGACCTGTGACATGACTAAATGGAGCACGTCCTTCTCACATGGACTCTTGACGATCGAGTTTCCAGCGATCGTGGAAGGTGACAAAAAGGAGAAAGCAGTCCACGATCAGGGGAAAAATGGACAGAGGTCTAATGAGGAGAAAAGTAGTCCTAATGGGAGTACCTTGGCACGAAAGAAACCTTTGAACGAGGAGAAACAAGCGGGGACAAGTAAAGAGAAAGCTACTCCAACGTTGAATGAAGAAAAACCCAAAACGTATAAGTCAGTGGTTGAGAGTAAAAGAGAGGTACCAACGGGCAGTCGTGAGAAGTCTGAACCGAAAGTTCAAGCAGGAGAAGCGATCCCTAACGTAAGGGGCAAGGAGAGTCCGAAAGAAGAGAAGGTGGTTGAGAGAAAGGAGGCTGCTCAAATGGGTCAGCAGAAGATTATACAGAaattgaaggaagaagaggCTAAACGTTCACCAACCCTTGGTACTAGCACCTTAAAACCCAAGGTACGTGCGATAGAAGAGGAAGTAAAGGTGGGAAAGAAAGATGCTGATTTAAGTCAGAATAAGACTGGACAAATggtgaaggagaaagagattaTACGTAAATCACCGGCCGTTGATGCTAGCTTGGGACCTAAGGTACAAGCTAAACTTGTTGAGAAGAAGGGAGATGGTGAAATAGGTCAGAAGCTGAAAGAGGGAGGAAAGATTAACGTGGGACAAAAGGAACAAAGGAAATACACAAAACCAGTTGTTGGTGATGAGGcaagaagaacagagaaaaaaacgAATCAACCAGAGCCTGAGCTAAAACCAAAAGAGGGAGATGAACGAACCGAACTGGATGTTGATGATGGCTTGATAAACAAGCAGgatgagaaaagggagaaggtTGGAGATATAGTAAGTGAAGGAGAGATCGAAGAGATAGTGGAGCCAAAAAAGATAGAGGAAACCGGTTCAGCCAAAGATACAGGAGATCATAAGGATAATGCTGAAGTTGTGAAACCAGAAACCGGTCCATTACTAGCCAAAGAAGGGCAAACGAAGACCAACATGGATCCTCCTCCTACAGTAGGAGTAAGAGGAATGGGTGAAGAAGAGAGCCGGACATATGACATATCTTTGGTGAATGTTGGCGCAGCTGCTCTTGTGATTATGGGCTTTGGTGCTTATGTCTTTGTACCACTTGTAAAATATTTCTCTTGATTTGgctaacaagaaaacaaaagtgataAACTGTTGGTTTAGCATAACAAGAGTTAATTGTTTCAACTTTTCTGAAAAATgatattaaacaaaagaaaatgtgaaaCTGATTAATGTTAATAACTAACTTCGATAATGATTTTCTCTTCTCGTAGTTTAGTAacataggaaaacaaaaagacgAAGAGAGGACTATGTACTGAACTGATCATGGTCACAAAAACTGGTTGAATTGGAATTGTAAAATTTACAGGCTAACGGCTTCTACGGTTCCATTACTTGGAATCTCCTCtgtatcttcttcatcagctgcAGAGATCAGAGAAGCAGATTGGATCTTCCCGGCATGATCTAGCCGCATAAGAATCACTCCCCTGagaaattaataatcaaatgagaaaacataaacataaacagtaGGAATGTCTGTCAAATGAAGGGAATAAACATATACTGTACCGTGCTCTACGAGATTGGATGGAGATATCCCTGACTTTGATCCGGTTCACAGTTCCGCTTTGACTCACCAGAACTACTTGCTCATCGCTCTCTCCATCCTCTGCAAAAAAACAACCATTGGTGAGATTCTATATAAACAGCAAATACAGAACATATAAATCCTTATATCTGAGAGAGTGTATATTTACCAGCTAAGGAGTAACCAACCACGAAAACAGCAGCCAAACAATCATCTTCCGCAAACTGAgatgaaaggaaaaaagataaataaacaaacaaacctaatAAAAGATGATAAACAAACCTAATAAATGATAATAATCCAGATCATACCTTGCATCCAACTAAACCAACCCTGTTCAACCGCGAACGCTTGAAGCTACTCAGAGAAACACGCTTTCCGTAGCCATTCTCACAGACGAATAATAGCCATGGACCAGTGGTTTGTTTCCTGCATTTGTTTTGGGTTAACAAAGTAAAGAAGACAGTTAAACATTAACTAAAGTGATGAGAAGTTTCTAGAGCAAATTTCAGCAGATATAACTTAAGAAAAACGTACACAGTTGAAATATCTTTCGACTTCTCTTCCATATCTTTCCGCAGAGATGCAGGTATGATGTCCATGCTCGCCATCTTATCCTCTTTCCTAAGTCTCATGGCAGTCACTCCTTTTGTATTTCTGCTCAGTGTACGAACCTAGTACACACAACAGTCATAAGAGTTTGCTCATGTAACAAACCTTTACTTGGAAAAAGAATCGAGAACCACAACTTANAGAGAGTGTATATTTACCAGCTAAGGAGTAACCAACCACGAAAACAGCAGCCAAACAATCATCTTCCGCAAACTGAgatgaaaggaaaaaagataaataaacaaacaaacctaatAAAAGATGATAAACAAACCTAATAAATGATAATAATCCAGATCATACCTTGCATCCAACTAAACCAACCCTGTTCAACCGCGAACGCTTGAAGCTACTCAGAGAAACACGCTTTCCGTAGCCATTCTCACAGACGAATAATAGCCATGGACCAGTGGTTTGTTTCCTGCATTTGTTTTGGGTTAACAAAGTAAAGAAGACAGTTAAACATTAACTAAAGTGATGAGAAGTTTCTAGAGCAAATTTCAGCAGATATAACTTAAGAAAAACGTACACAGTTGAAATATCTTTCGACTTCTCTTCCATATCTTTCCGCAGAGATGCAGGTATGATGTCCATGCTCGCCATCTTATCCTCTTTCCTAAGTCTCATGGCAGTCACTCCTTTTGTATTTCTGCTCAGTGTACGAACCTAGTACACAACAGTCATTAGAGTTTGCTCATGTAACAAACCTTGGAAAAAGAATCGAGAACCACAACTTACACCATCACATGTACTCAAGACGACCATTCCATTTTGGGACGCCATGGCCACAAGATCATCGCTTGAGCAACAACGAACCCATTTCAATTCATCACCAGAATTCTAAAGACAAATAATTATCTTAGAATGACCTTGTTAGGAAGACTGTCCCCAAAATTAGACTAGAGAAAAAGGGACAAACCAATTGAATTGCTATGATTCCAGTTGAGCGTATTCCTGAGAATAGTTTCAAAGATACTTTCTTGATGCAGCCATTCACTGTAAGCATCAGGAGATAGCGGTCTTCAGCAAACTCACTAACCGGAACGATAGAGGTTACTCTTTCACCTTCCGACATGGATAATATCTGTTTACCCAAGTCACATAAATACAGCGAAACATTAGTCTTTCACagaattgtaatattttttagcAGACGGAAAACATAGATACACAAATATGTAAATTACCTGAACCAAAGGTGTGCCAGCTGCATTGCGGGAGCATTCTGGAATTTTATACGCACGGGTCGAGTAAACTATGCCCCGATCGCTGAATGTAGAACAAGTACAAGCAATAAATTACACAACAAGgcagaaaaatcaaaatccatgTGTATGGCAAACACAAAGTTGATTTTCGTTAAACATACCTGAAGAAGAGGACATGGTCATGTGCAttacaaacaagaaaatcagacattgcatcatcaaCTCTCAGTTTCCCAACAGATTTGCCAATCGTTCCACGATGCTGAAGATTGAATGTATCAGGCTTCATCCTCTTCACATAACCCTTTTCGCTGATAGCCTATAATCATCCAGAAATCAAgagttacaaaacaaacaacaaagttTTCAGAGTTGAGAAACTTTATAGGTTTAATAAGTATGAAACAAACCATCAGCATCTCTTCATTTGGAATAACATCTATATCTTCCAGATCACCACTGTCAGAATCCTCCAACATTGAACGCCTGGGACTTGAGAATCTGTCCTTCAGCTCTATTGCTTCTTGTTCGATTAACTAAAGAAAACGAAGGGAAGAAAGTAGTAAGCAACATGAAAATGAAGTAAACGAAGCAAAGAACTATTTTTTGGTTACAAGAATATCATCATGTATCAGCAATTTTCCTAACATTGGCCCAGAACAGCAACATATATGTACAGTACGCAGCTTTACAAATATAAAAGTAAGCACCAATTACTGTTTCTTGAGTAAACAGAGGGGACCATTTTAGCaaacaagaaatagaaaaaagaattagaatCATTTTACCACATCGTTATACATGGACCAGAGTTTGAACCTCAGTGGACTCAAACAatcaatattacaaaattagagtATATATACTGTGGCATCTATCATTCTAACAGCGTCTACGTGTTCTAATATCTTCAGCCAAAAGTaatagataacaaaaaaagtGAGTACGTCACCTTTAAGATATTTGTCCGGGTTGATAATAGCGACTCCAACTTTGTAATTTGCTCTGTCAGTGAACTACTCTCATCAGTAAACTTTTTCCGCTGCATACATATGTAGGGATAATCTAGTTAGAGCATTTTCAGGCTTTCAAGTTTCATAAAATGAACTTAGAGAGAATAAGAAAGCACCTCAAGAGCAGTTAGCCTTCGAAGACTTATCTCCAGTATAGCATCAGCTTGTTTCTCAGACAGACCATATTCTACATACGTAAATGTTTGAATATGTTAGTTTTGAATCTATTGTATCTTCCTTACATAGAGACTTAAGAATCATAAATCCCTAAGAAAACTTTATCATAAACGTCAAATCTTACAATGTATGAGACTCCAGCACTTCCACATAAAAGACAAGAAATATATTATGTTCGTCAAATATAACTATGGACAATTTTATCACAAGATGTATTCTTTTGATAGTGAGGATCCTAGACTAATCATATGCAGTCCAAGAGTGTCAAATAGAGTATGTTCTCAAAGTAAAATAGAACTCACCGCTCTGtaaagcagcagcagcagacgAATGACTTGAGGCGCTTTTGATGAGATGGATTACTTGATCCATATTGTCAAGTCCAACCACAATACCCTAAGTATATATACAATGAAGATATTAGAAGAAAAGCTTTACATAGTGGGATAATGGTCTTCATGCGCTAAGTTAAGAAAGTCAAACATTTCTAAACACACCTCAATAATATGCTTTCGCTGTTGGGCATGTGAAAGCTTGAATCTTGCACGCCTTTCGACAACAGAACATCTGAAGTCTATAAAGGCCTACACACAAGCACGAAACAGAAATTTGTGATTGCAGTAGCAATGATTTAGACATTCTATCTCTGATCTTCACTTTTCTATTACTCCTAGTGGGCTATGTAGATAAATGATACTACAAAGACAAGTAGTTACCTGAAGTAAATCTTTCAAACCCATTAGCTTGGGTTCTCCATCACATATACTGTAAAAGACGTATATTACAATCCAGTTATGATCATTAGAAGCTTCACATACTCATTAGAAGAGTTTTAACGAGTCATCCTGGGAAACCCCCAAGTTTCTATTATATGCCCATTCTATCAAGAAATACAAGAATTTCTATCATACTACCCTATTCCATGACCCACCCATATGTCTCCCAATAACTAATTTCATTACTGAGATATAAGAGAAGCTGTTGGTTAATGCATTCAACTATACCCATCTTAAATCCAGAATTCTAGTTGACAACGATCCTTATCCTTAAGGTTTCTAGAAGGGATATATAGTAGTGTTCCAAAAAAATTGCCGAACTGAAAGACTTTGTTGGTAAACTTTTATACAGAAACTGCAATAGTTTCTCTAGATAACAAATGTGGATtttattctctgtttcttccacAACTATGATGTCTTGGGTTATATACAACAACAGgcaaaataaaatgttacttcAAAGCAACTCACCCAACCATATTGCAGCTAAAGCTTGATTGAAGGGCAGTATGCCGGTAAAGATTATTTAGC
The Camelina sativa cultivar DH55 chromosome 15, Cs, whole genome shotgun sequence DNA segment above includes these coding regions:
- the LOC104745247 gene encoding ABC transporter I family member 6, chloroplastic, which produces MAGVNLQLRQAYSIAQFVPTVSSPPPPTQRVRLGTSPSRVLFCNLRANSAAAAPTLRTTRCSVTITAASSVSSAVDSDSLVEDRDDGGRIPLLEVRDLRAVISESRQEILKGVNLVVYEGEIHAVMGKNGSGKSTFSKVLVGHPDYEVTGGSIVFKGENLLDMEPEDRSLAGLFMSFQSPVEIPGVSNMDFLNMAFNARKRKLGQPELDPIQFYSHLVSKLEVVNMKTDFLNRNVNEGFSGGERKRNEILQLAVLGAELAILDEIDSGLDVDALQDVAKAVNGLLTPKNSVLMITHYQRLLDYIKPTQIHIMENGRIIKTGDNTLAKLLEKEGYKAISG
- the LOC104745249 gene encoding protein RESTRICTED TEV MOVEMENT 2-like, translated to MAAMFKRPRPAGGRHPPPLAPTVSSFKPRAQWTNSGSSIFLYVNLPGFYSDQIVIKRDERTRTVQIQGQRPLSAQTKARFNESYRVPETCDMTKWSTSFSHGLLTIEFPAIVEGDKKEKAVHDQGKNGQRSNEEKSSPNGSTLARKKPLNEEKQAGTSKEKATPTLNEEKPKTYKSVVESKREVPTGSREKSEPKVQAGEAIPNVRGKESPKEEKVVERKEAAQMGQQKIIQKLKEEEAKRSPTLGTSTLKPKVRAIEEEVKVGKKDADLSQNKTGQMVKEKEIIRKSPAVDASLGPKVQAKLVEKKGDGEIGQKLKEGGKINVGQKEQRKYTKPVVGDEARRTEKKTNQPEPELKPKEGDERTELDVDDGLINKQDEKREKVGDIVSEGEIEEIVEPKKIEETGSAKDTGDHKDNAEVVKPETGPLLAKEGQTKTNMDPPPTVGVRGMGEEESRTYDISLVNVGAAALVIMGFGAYVFVPLVKYFS
- the LOC104745248 gene encoding DNA gyrase subunit A, chloroplastic/mitochondrial, whose product is MTPLLCHSTASIPNPNSLMSLSSTLRLSSSLLRRSFYRFPLADPLCRLRRTEPSAVRFFSSRNPRSDKFVVGAAKRADEQLKEDSGSNNGGLVVSNDDSRIVPFELHKEATESYMSYALSVLLGRALPDVRDGLKPVHRRILFAMHELGMSSKKPYKKCARVVGEVLGKFHPHGDTAVYDSLVRMAQNFSLRCPLIQGHGNFGSIDADPPAAMRYTECRLDPLAEAVLLSDLDQDTVDFVANFDNSQKEPAVLPARLPALLLNGASGIAVGMATNIPPHNLGELVDVLCALIHNPEATLQELLEYMPAPDFPTGGIIMGNLGVLDAYRTGRGRVVVRGKAEVELLDAKTKRNAVIITEIPYQTNKATLVQKIAELVENKTLEGISDIRDESDRNGMRVVIELKRGGDPALVLNNLYRHTALQSSFSCNMVGICDGEPKLMGLKDLLQAFIDFRCSVVERRARFKLSHAQQRKHIIEGIVVGLDNMDQVIHLIKSASSHSSAAAALQSEYGLSEKQADAILEISLRRLTALERKKFTDESSSLTEQITKLESLLSTRTNILKLIEQEAIELKDRFSSPRRSMLEDSDSGDLEDIDVIPNEEMLMAISEKGYVKRMKPDTFNLQHRGTIGKSVGKLRVDDAMSDFLVCNAHDHVLFFSDRGIVYSTRAYKIPECSRNAAGTPLVQILSMSEGERVTSIVPVSEFAEDRYLLMLTVNGCIKKVSLKLFSGIRSTGIIAIQLNSGDELKWVRCCSSDDLVAMASQNGMVVLSTCDGVRTLSRNTKGVTAMRLRKEDKMASMDIIPASLRKDMEEKSKDISTVKQTTGPWLLFVCENGYGKRVSLSSFKRSRLNRVGLVGCKFAEDDCLAAVFVVGYSLAEDGESDEQVVLVSQSGTVNRIKVRDISIQSRRARGVILMRLDHAGKIQSASLISAADEEDTEEIPSNGTVEAVSL